The sequence GGGCAGCGCGAGACCATGGCGTCCTCAATACGCCTTGTCAAACGCACATCGGTGGATGATATCCAGCGGTCGGCGGGTGCGGGCGGTTGTCAGCCGCCTGGTTCAACCACAGGAGGGGGCGAGTCGCCCGTCGCAGGGGTCAGTCAAAAAACGACGATACTATCACACTCGTGTTCGTGTCGAAACCCATCCCATCAGGATCGATTGCCCGGCCACGGCGGGGAACCGTAATACCGTCGGTTCGGTTGCAAAGCAAATGCGACGGGGTTTTGAATCGGGCGGCGCCGAGACTACTGGTCACGTTTCCCGGCGCAGGCGATGCACAGGGTGGCCGCCGGGTCGAACTCCAGCCGGCGCGGGTCAATAGGTTCATCGCAGTCGGTGCAGTAGCCGTAGCTGCCGTCGTCGCAACGGTGTAGCGCCGCTTCGATGCGACGCAGTTCCAGCTCCGCCCGCCGGCGGGTGCTCTGCGCCATGGCCTGCTGCTGCAGGGCGTCCATCCGCGAGAGGCGGCCGACGCTGGTCTGATCCAGCACCACGGTGGCGGTGGAGGCTTTGCGGGCATCCGCCAGGCCCTGGATGGCCTCGCGGGCGGCGAGGAGTTTGTTTCT comes from Gammaproteobacteria bacterium and encodes:
- a CDS encoding TraR/DksA family transcriptional regulator; translation: MLDIDHFRNKLLAAREAIQGLADARKASTATVVLDQTSVGRLSRMDALQQQAMAQSTRRRAELELRRIEAALHRCDDGSYGYCTDCDEPIDPRRLEFDPAATLCIACAGKRDQ